DNA from Mesorhizobium loti R88b:
TCATAGCCGGCGGCGCCGAGATATTCGGCAACCGCGTCCCGCAGGTCGGGCTCGTCCTCGACAATGACAATTCTTGCCCGCACGATGCCCTCGCTGCCACTTTCAGTGGAAAGTAGATTGGGTATAAACATGATGTCCAGCACTCATATCCGGTTGCCAGGGAACGGTTGGAAAATATGGCCACACGAGCCGTCATCGCGCTTGTTTCCGTCGCCGAAATGGTCGCAACCGAGCTTGCCGACCATCTTGAGCGGCGTGGCCATGATGTGCGCCAGGCGCGGCAGCCATGGGAGGCGGAATCGCTGCTGGCTGGCAAGGGCATCGACGTCGTCGTCGTTGGCGACAGTCTCAGCCAGGCGGAAGGGCGGGATCTGCTCAGGCGTTATGGCGGCCAAGGCGGGGAGGGTGGGCCGGATTTCATCCTGATCTGCCGGCCGGCCGATCTCGTCGACAAGGTGCTGGCACTCGAACTGGGTGCGGCCGACGTTGTCGAAAGCCCGCTCAATGTCCGGGAACTCGCCGCCCGTGTCGGCGGCCTGCTTTCGCGGCGCGGCAGGGGCACCCAGGAACTGATCGTGCTGGAGAACGCGACCG
Protein-coding regions in this window:
- a CDS encoding response regulator transcription factor, with protein sequence MATRAVIALVSVAEMVATELADHLERRGHDVRQARQPWEAESLLAGKGIDVVVVGDSLSQAEGRDLLRRYGGQGGEGGPDFILICRPADLVDKVLALELGAADVVESPLNVRELAARVGGLLSRRGRGTQELIVLENATVDLRSAIVMHRSGTEEQLSPGQVALLRLFLASPRKVLTRDDIIAAAPAENADAFDRSIDSRIVRLRRKLDTETITTIRGTGYRFDPPRQFAD